The Spirochaeta lutea genome includes the window TGTAATCTTTTTCTCGATCTCTTCAGGATCCAAAGTCAAATCGGAAACAGACTTTGGATTTACAAAAACTGCTTGAGCCCCAGTATATTCGATGGCATTCGCAGTAGCAACAAAACTTAGTACTGGACAAAGAACTTCATCACCAGGTCCAAGGCCAATAGACAAACAGGCCATATGTAGTGCAGCAGTACAGTTTGAGACAGAAAATGCATATTTTACACCGATCTTCTCGGCGAACATCTTCTCGAACTCATTCGTTACTGGTCCCATTGTTAACCAATTACGCTGTACCACTGATTGAACGGCCTGGAGTTCTTCTTGCCCAAGGGAGGGCTCCGCCAATGGAATTTTATATGCCATAATGTTCCTCACATCTTCCCATCAAGGTATTTTCCTGTTTCCTTGTGCCCAAAATTTGGCAATAAGGTTTTGAATAATGCAACTAATTCTGTCTTCTCCCAGCTTCCCCGCTTGAGTAAAGAATGGATGGTTTGGGTAAAATCCCGTAGGAGGGATTGATCAGCTCCATGAGAGTTTAAAACAACACCTAGAGTCGAGAAGCGGTCTAAATCCACCTCTTCTCCCGGCGTGAAAAACTCTTCAAAATCTTTTTCCCCCGTCGTATCACTTTTAGAAAAATAGCACGGCCACCTGCCATCCTGTTTAAGGGTAGCTACCGAGGACCGTGCTTCATCTTCTGATGCACACTCTACAGCTTGGTAACCCCGTGATTTCAGGAAGTTTTTTGCGATCTCTGAGAAGGTAATCAGATTCAATTCCTCACTGAGCTTGGGAAAGAAAATCTCCTTGCTTTCCCCAAGAATGGTGGACATGAGACACAGCTGCCCGGCCTCTTCAAACGTCACAAAATACCGGCGCACATCGTTGGGGGCGGATATCGGCTGGTTTTTTTCTATACGTTTCGTAAACCCTTGTAATAAACTGCCATCAGAAAAGGCCACATTGGCAAAGCGTGCCGTGGATATGGTGATTTTGTCAGCGTATGAGAAAAGGTACTGCTCCATTATTCGCTTTGAAGCACCCATCATATTTACCGGATTGGCTGCCTTATCGGTAGATACACAAAAGTACTTCTTAGCTCCGGTCTTAATTGCGAGTTCAATAGTTTTTATGGTGTTAAGGATATTTACCTGCACCATTCTCATGAGCGTGTAGGGATCGCGTTCACTCCGAACATGCTTCAAAGCCGAGAGATTGAGGACGTAGTCAAAAGTAGGCTGGGCAGTGATATAGGCCTCGAATTCCACAGACCCGCAATCGATGGCAAAGGTACTGAAATCACCAGAAATATACCCAAAAGAGCTTCGAATATCTCGGACGAGTTCTACAAGATTGTTCTCGCTTAGGTCGACAACATGCAGCTTTTTCGGATTACGCTTGAATATCTCCTTGGTGACTGCCTGTCCAATTGACCCCGCACCGCCGATGACTAAGAAACTTGATTGCTCAACCTTTTTTGAGAGCTCTGATTCCCAAGACTCAACATCCTTTGCTAATAATTCATTGGTTCGACCGATCATCTGTAAATCAGGGTTGTTCATTGATCCTCCACGAGTAGTACTTGTAGGTAGTAAGGTCCGGCTTGTCCACCAG containing:
- a CDS encoding UDP-N-acetylglucosamine 4,6-dehydratase, which encodes MNNPDLQMIGRTNELLAKDVESWESELSKKVEQSSFLVIGGAGSIGQAVTKEIFKRNPKKLHVVDLSENNLVELVRDIRSSFGYISGDFSTFAIDCGSVEFEAYITAQPTFDYVLNLSALKHVRSERDPYTLMRMVQVNILNTIKTIELAIKTGAKKYFCVSTDKAANPVNMMGASKRIMEQYLFSYADKITISTARFANVAFSDGSLLQGFTKRIEKNQPISAPNDVRRYFVTFEEAGQLCLMSTILGESKEIFFPKLSEELNLITFSEIAKNFLKSRGYQAVECASEDEARSSVATLKQDGRWPCYFSKSDTTGEKDFEEFFTPGEEVDLDRFSTLGVVLNSHGADQSLLRDFTQTIHSLLKRGSWEKTELVALFKTLLPNFGHKETGKYLDGKM